The Deinococcus aquaticus genomic interval ACGCAGCCACACGTGCCGGTGATCCATCAGGAACTCGATGCCGTGCTCCTTGGGCGTGATGGGGTACTCGCCGTGGTTCTCGCTGATGGGGGAGAGGTCCCGCACGCTGAGTTCCACGCCGCCCGGCGCGCGGTCGTCCGCGCGGACCTCGCCGGTCACGGTAACCGCCTGTTCCTGCGTCAGGCGCTTGGCGAGTTCGAACACGTCCTCGGGCACGTCGGTCTTGAACACGGTCGCCTGCACGAACCCGCTGCCGTCCCGGAGTTTCAGGAACTGGATCTTGCCCTTGCCGCTCTTGTCCGTCAGCCACGCGTGCAGCGTGACCGTCTCGCCCACGTGGGCTTTCAGGTTCTGGATACTGGTTGAAGCCATGAGCGGAATTATACGGTCCGCGCGCTATGCTCCGGCGCATGAAGGGGGCCGGGAAAGGAGTGACGCTGGCCGACGTGGCCCGCGAGGCCGGCGTGAGCAGCATGACCGTCAGCCGCGCCCTGAACCGCCCGGACATCGTGACCGCGCCCATCCGGGAGCGCGTGCAGGCCGCCGTGGACGCCCTGGGGTACATCCCTAACCGTATGGCCGGCACCCTGGCCGGCGGCGGCCCCGTGCGCCTGCTGCCGATGGTGCTGCCGACCCTGCACCACAGCGTGTACGTGCCGTTCCTGGAAGGCGTGCAGCGCGGCCTGACCCAGCCCGGCTGGCAACTGGCAATCGACCTGACCGAGTACGACCCGCAGCGCGAGTGGCGCGCCGCCGAGCAGTTCCTGTCTCTGCGGCCCGACGTGATGGTCCTGGCCGGCACGGACCACGACCCGCGCGTGCTCCCCGCCCTGCGGCGCTTTGGCGTGCGCATCATCGAGGTCATGGACGCCCACCCGGACCCGGCGGACCTGCTGATCGGGTACGACCACGCGCAGGCCGGGACGATGGCGGCCCGGCACCTGATCGAACGCGGGTACCGGCACCTCGCGTACGCCAGTTGCCTGGGCGTCGGGGACGCCCGCAACGCCCGGCGCATGCAGGCCTTCCGCGCCGAGGCCGAACGCTGCGGCGTGCCCTGCGCCGCCGAGAACGTAGAGGAACCCTCCTCGTACGAGGTGGGCGTGACCCTGCTGCGCCGCCTGCTGACCCGCGAGCCCGGCGTGGACGCCATCTACTTCTCGAACGACGACGTGGCCGCCGGGGCGCTGTTCGAGTGCCTGCGCCAGGGCCTGAGCGTGCCAGGCCGCGTGGCGATCCTGGGTCACAACGACATGAGCATCTCCGCGCACGTGCACCCGGCCCTGAGTACGGTGGCCACGCCCCGCGAGGAGATCGGCGCGGAAGTCGCCCGCCGCCTGAACGCCCCCACCCTGAAGGGCGGCCTGGTCACCTTCCCCTGCGAGCTTCGCCCCCGCCAGACCACCTGAACGGAATTCCGTCCGGCTGGCAGAGGTCTGTGCTGCTTCCAAGGATGTCCGGCACAGAGGTACCGTCCTCCTGGCTGCTGGCAGGCGTGGTCCCATCAGGTGAACATGTCGTCTTGGACGTGGTTTATGCCCAACGCCTGACTGGAATTGAAGACTGTGTGCTTGACTTCCGGGGCAGCGCGGCCTAACGTTCGTTATCTTAATCGCACCACCCTGTTAGCGCTAACAGTAAGCGCCGGAGACCCATGTCAAATCCCACCCACCCCTCGTCCACCCAGCCGCTGGTGGTCGCCTTCGACCTCGGCACCACCGCCCTGAAAGCCGTGCTGTTCCACGGCCGCACCGAACGCCACCGCCTGCAATTCCCGTACCCACTGCACGCCGAACAGCCCGGACAGGCCACCCAGCGCCTCCCGGATCTGATGCAGGCCTTCACGCTGGCCCTGAGCGGGATGGAGGAGTACCTGACCCGCCACGACCTGACCCCGCAGGCCGCCGGATTCAGTAACGCCATGCACACCCTGACCCTGATTCGCAGCGGCGGTCCGTCCGACGTGTTCACCTTCGCGGACCTGCGCGCCAGCACCGGGGGCTACCCGGTCACGCACCTGCACGCGCAGACCGGCGTGCCCTGGCACCCCATGACGCCCGCCGTGAAACTCGCCGCGCTGCACGCCGCCGGGCAACTGACCGACGTGCAGCGCGTCAGCGGCGTGAAGGAAGAACTGCTGCTCCGCTTCTTCGGCGTGTACTGGACTGATCAGAGCACCGCCTCCGCCACCGGCCTGCTGGGACGCGGCGGCACGTACGACCCGCAGGCCCTCGCTCAGGCCGGCGTCACCGCCGCGCACCTGCCCACCGTGCACCCCATCGAGACTCCGCTGCCGCCCCTGCAACCCACCTACCGCACCCGCTACCCGCGCCTCGCCGCCGCCCACTGGGCCATCGGCGCCAGCGACGGCGTGACCGCCACCGAGGGCCTCGGCATCACCCGCCCCGACCAAGCGGCCCTGTCTGTCGGGACCAGCAGCGCCGTGCGGACCTTCACGCCCTGCCCCGCCGCCGACCCGCACGCGCACCTGTTCAGCTACCGCGCCGACCACGGCGGCCAGGAACGCTACCTGGTGGGCGGCCCCAGCAACAACGCGGGCATCGTCCTGAACTGGCTGCGCGACAATCTGAGCATCCCCCAGGACCTCGACGATCTGCTGCACGCCACCACCCCCGGCGCGCGCGGCCTGCTGTTCCTGCCCGCCCTGAGCGGCGAACGCGCCCCGCTGTGGGACCCGCACGTCAGCGGCAGCCTGCTGGGCCTGGGTCTGCACCACGGCCCGCACGACATCGCCCGCGCCGGCATGGAAGGCGTCGCCCTGCACCTCGCGTGGCTGTCCGACCTGCTCTCCAGCGGCACGCAACCCCTGCGCGAGTACCGCGCGACCGGCGGCCTGACCCGCTCCCGCGCGTGGCTGCGCGTCCTGGCGAACGCCCTGAACGCCCCCGTTCTCGTCCCCGACGGCGCCGACCTGTTCGAGGGCAGTGCCTTCGGCGCGGCCCTGATCGCCGCCCGTAGCGCCGGCCTGGACCTCCCACACGCCCTGACCTTCGACACCGTCGAACCCGACGCCGACGCCCCCCTGTACGCCACCCTTGGCCGGAAGTACCGGCACGCTGCCCTCGCCCTCCAGACCCTCACGCACGACCTGCGCGCCCTGTAAGACGGATTCCGTCTGTTTCGTTCACAACCCGGCACACCACCGGGTTGCCAACTCCACGCCCGGAACCCGCTTCTTTCCTACTCGCATCCGCTCGGACTGAACGGTTTATGCAAACCATTCAGTCGGAAGTCCATATAACGCACCCCCGGAGCCTCATGGATACCTTCGTTCAGACCCTGTCCGCCCCCACGCTGCTCGGCATTGCCGCCGCCGCCGTGGCCGCCCTGCTGTTCCTGATCATGGCACTGCGGCTGCACGCCTTCGTTGCCCTGATCCTCATCAGCCTGATCACCGCCTTCGCCACCGGCCTGCCCAACGGCGAGATCGTGAAGATCCTGACCGACGGGTTCGGCAGCACCCTCGGCAGCGTCGCCCTGCTCGTCGGTCTGGGCGCCATGCTCGGCCGCCTCGTGGAAACCAGCGGCGGCGCGAAAGTCCTGGCAGACACGCTGGTCACCCGCTTCGGCGAGCCGCGCGCCCCACTCGCGCTGGGCGTCGCCTCGCTGCTGTTCGGCTTCCCGATCTTCTTCGATGCCGGACTGATCGTCATGCTGCCCGTCGTGTTCGCCGTCGCCCGCCGCCTGAACCAGCCGGTCCTGCGCTTCGGCCTGCCCGCCGCCGGAGCGTTCTCGGTCATGCACGTGTTCGTCCCGCCGCACCCCGGCGCGGTTGCCGCCGCCGACCTGCTGAAGGCCGACA includes:
- a CDS encoding LacI family DNA-binding transcriptional regulator; the encoded protein is MKGAGKGVTLADVAREAGVSSMTVSRALNRPDIVTAPIRERVQAAVDALGYIPNRMAGTLAGGGPVRLLPMVLPTLHHSVYVPFLEGVQRGLTQPGWQLAIDLTEYDPQREWRAAEQFLSLRPDVMVLAGTDHDPRVLPALRRFGVRIIEVMDAHPDPADLLIGYDHAQAGTMAARHLIERGYRHLAYASCLGVGDARNARRMQAFRAEAERCGVPCAAENVEEPSSYEVGVTLLRRLLTREPGVDAIYFSNDDVAAGALFECLRQGLSVPGRVAILGHNDMSISAHVHPALSTVATPREEIGAEVARRLNAPTLKGGLVTFPCELRPRQTT
- a CDS encoding gluconokinase; this translates as MSNPTHPSSTQPLVVAFDLGTTALKAVLFHGRTERHRLQFPYPLHAEQPGQATQRLPDLMQAFTLALSGMEEYLTRHDLTPQAAGFSNAMHTLTLIRSGGPSDVFTFADLRASTGGYPVTHLHAQTGVPWHPMTPAVKLAALHAAGQLTDVQRVSGVKEELLLRFFGVYWTDQSTASATGLLGRGGTYDPQALAQAGVTAAHLPTVHPIETPLPPLQPTYRTRYPRLAAAHWAIGASDGVTATEGLGITRPDQAALSVGTSSAVRTFTPCPAADPHAHLFSYRADHGGQERYLVGGPSNNAGIVLNWLRDNLSIPQDLDDLLHATTPGARGLLFLPALSGERAPLWDPHVSGSLLGLGLHHGPHDIARAGMEGVALHLAWLSDLLSSGTQPLREYRATGGLTRSRAWLRVLANALNAPVLVPDGADLFEGSAFGAALIAARSAGLDLPHALTFDTVEPDADAPLYATLGRKYRHAALALQTLTHDLRAL